A section of the Engystomops pustulosus chromosome 3, aEngPut4.maternal, whole genome shotgun sequence genome encodes:
- the LOC140120433 gene encoding uncharacterized protein gives MTGAVDQTRPSAPPSDQCCTCHCRYVSLCYFMAAADRRVQFSALISAAGVTIQDKGKRLTFTEPNINRSFYFVFGDKERREKMDTGCSPDYGSFYASIPLEELLRRLAFCAGLLPSPLFKMERLMPTNPAAQQQYLRKEEEEEPPRARAMDRTLLLRAAMVRELCADSDEEEERPCFIKLQVKKRKREEDSEEEAEPPRRRRTMQHNTCRFPLSHQRRSWLKILLPGSHYFISAGWLP, from the exons ATGACAGGGGCAGTAGACCAGACCCGTCCATCAGCGCCCCCCAGTGACCAGTGCTGTACATGTCACTGCCGTTATGTCAGTTTGTGTTATTTCATGGCAGCCGCTGATAGACGAGTCCAGTTCTCTGCCCTAATATCAGCCGCAGGGGTCACTATACAAGACAAGGGCAAACGTCTCACTTTTACCGAACCCAATATTAACAggagtttttattttgtttttggagacaaagagagaagagagaaaatGGACACTGGATGTTCCCCCGACTATGGATCCT TCTACGCCAGCATCCCTCTGGAAGAGCTTCTGAGACGGCTGGCCTTCTGCGCAGGACTCCTTCCATCTCCGCTGTTCAAGATGGAGCGCCTGATGCCGACCAACCCTGCAGCCCAGCAGCAATACCTCcgaaaagaagaagaggaagaacctCCTAGAGCAAGAGCCATGGACAGGACTCTGTTACTTAGAGCGGCCATGGTAAGAGAGCTCTGCGCTGACTCCGATGAGGAAGAAGAGCGGCCATGCTTCATCAAACTACAGGTGAAGAAGAGGAAAAGGGAGGAAGACTCTGAAGAGGAAGCAGAGCCCCCAAGACGACGCAGGACGATGCAGCACAACACCTGCCGATTTCCACTCAGCCACCAGAGAAGATCCTGGCTGAAGATCCTGCTCCCAGGCAGCCACTACTTCATCAGCGCAGGATGGCTGCCATAG